A DNA window from Mesorhizobium sp. C432A contains the following coding sequences:
- a CDS encoding di-heme oxidoredictase family protein: protein MRRPIDILRRLRRAAGPLLLKNPRYQAFRGLSVVTLAAILAPALAGSSEPVGLATSRTDLTPKDQARVLAVTRPTQDFSKPESFETMQGGAGTSRKQVDRDAFSQPSENITFEEQGNFKLGNALFRKNWVSSPSSTQASDGLGPLFNERACQNCHLKDGRGRPPAADSRTTSMFLRLARDASTAEEKTEIAAHKVLNFPDPVYGAQLQGLAVPGLKGEGRMYVDYREEKVTLGDGSLVWLRKPSYSVDGLGYGPLDPRTTLSPRLTPPMIGLGLIEQIAPADLLAHADPDDRDGISGKPNMVRDLSSGQLTLGRFGWKAQTASIRQQAADAFAGDIGISTPEEPSHWGDCTAAEEACLAMPNGVQKRLGPVEAPPPVMDLVTFYSQNLAVPARRDVGAPAVLAGKKLFYEMGCIACHTPKFVTMRGNKAQAFQLIWPYSDFLLHDMGPGLADGQAVGDATGSEWRTPPLWGIGLTKTVNGNAFFLHDGRARTLAEAILWHGGEGQKARDRFAAANTADRDALIKFLESF from the coding sequence ATGCGGCGCCCCATAGATATTCTGCGCCGCTTGCGGCGGGCCGCCGGCCCGCTGCTCCTCAAAAACCCGCGATATCAGGCCTTTCGCGGGCTTTCGGTTGTAACCCTGGCGGCAATTTTGGCCCCGGCCCTGGCCGGATCGTCGGAACCGGTCGGCCTCGCCACGAGCCGCACCGACCTGACGCCGAAGGACCAGGCCCGCGTCCTTGCAGTTACCAGGCCAACCCAGGATTTCTCCAAGCCCGAATCCTTCGAAACGATGCAAGGCGGCGCCGGCACGTCGCGCAAGCAGGTCGACCGCGACGCCTTCTCGCAACCCTCTGAAAACATTACCTTCGAGGAACAGGGCAATTTCAAGCTCGGCAATGCGCTTTTCCGCAAGAACTGGGTGTCGTCGCCATCCTCGACCCAGGCCTCGGACGGTCTCGGACCCCTGTTCAACGAGCGCGCCTGCCAGAATTGCCATTTGAAGGATGGCCGCGGCCGCCCGCCGGCCGCCGACAGCCGCACCACGTCGATGTTCCTGCGGCTAGCGCGCGATGCGAGCACGGCCGAGGAAAAGACCGAGATCGCCGCGCACAAGGTGCTGAACTTCCCCGATCCGGTCTACGGCGCGCAGTTGCAGGGACTGGCGGTGCCCGGCCTCAAGGGCGAAGGCCGCATGTATGTCGACTATCGCGAGGAAAAGGTCACGCTCGGCGACGGCAGCCTGGTTTGGCTGCGCAAGCCGAGCTATTCGGTCGACGGGCTTGGCTACGGCCCGCTTGACCCGCGCACCACGCTGTCGCCGCGCCTGACGCCGCCAATGATCGGCCTTGGCCTGATCGAGCAGATCGCGCCGGCCGACCTCCTTGCCCATGCCGATCCCGACGACCGCGACGGCATTTCCGGCAAGCCCAACATGGTGCGTGACCTCAGCAGTGGGCAACTGACGCTTGGCCGCTTCGGTTGGAAGGCCCAGACCGCGTCGATCCGCCAGCAGGCGGCGGACGCCTTTGCCGGCGACATCGGCATTTCGACGCCGGAAGAGCCCAGTCACTGGGGCGATTGCACCGCAGCCGAAGAGGCCTGTTTGGCCATGCCCAATGGCGTGCAGAAGCGGCTCGGCCCGGTCGAGGCGCCACCACCGGTGATGGACCTCGTCACCTTCTATTCGCAGAACCTTGCGGTGCCGGCGCGGCGCGATGTCGGCGCACCCGCCGTGCTCGCCGGCAAGAAGCTGTTCTACGAGATGGGCTGCATTGCCTGTCATACGCCGAAATTCGTCACCATGCGCGGGAACAAGGCGCAGGCGTTCCAACTGATCTGGCCCTATTCCGACTTTCTGCTGCACGACATGGGGCCTGGCCTTGCCGACGGCCAGGCGGTGGGCGATGCCACGGGCAGTGAATGGCGCACCCCGCCGCTATGGGGCATCGGCCTGACAAAGACCGTCAACGGCAACGCTTT
- the bfr gene encoding bacterioferritin: protein MKGEPQIIERLNEALFLELGAVNQYWVHFRLLEDWGYAKLAKKERAESIEEMHHADRLVARIIFLEGHPNLQSVAPLRIGQNVKEVLESDLAGEYDARTAYKRSREICNEAGDYVTMKLFEELLADEEGHIDFLETQLDLLASIGEEKYGQLNAASADEAE, encoded by the coding sequence ATGAAAGGCGAACCGCAGATCATCGAGCGGCTTAACGAGGCTCTGTTCCTGGAGCTTGGCGCCGTCAATCAATACTGGGTGCATTTCCGCCTGCTCGAAGATTGGGGATATGCCAAGCTGGCAAAGAAGGAACGCGCCGAATCGATCGAGGAGATGCACCATGCCGACCGGCTGGTGGCCCGTATCATCTTCCTCGAAGGGCATCCCAATTTGCAGTCCGTGGCGCCGTTGCGCATCGGCCAGAACGTCAAGGAAGTGCTCGAATCCGATCTCGCCGGCGAATATGACGCACGCACCGCCTACAAGCGTTCGCGCGAGATCTGCAACGAAGCCGGCGACTACGTGACGATGAAGCTGTTCGAGGAATTGCTGGCGGATGAGGAAGGTCACATCGACTTCCTCGAGACGCAGCTCGACCTCCTTGCCTCGATCGGCGAGGAAAAATACGGCCAGCTCAACGCCGCATCGGCGGACGAGGCGGAATAG
- a CDS encoding (2Fe-2S)-binding protein: MLICHCNIITEKEIEQTIVDLLDQDPWQLIVPAKVYHTMQKRGRCCGCFPNVVETIIRVTENYHTRSEASGVDIVSHLDRVRGLRVQYGSRIHERRTADHRAA; encoded by the coding sequence ATGCTGATCTGCCATTGCAACATCATCACCGAAAAGGAGATTGAGCAGACGATCGTCGATCTGCTGGATCAGGACCCCTGGCAACTGATCGTGCCGGCGAAGGTCTATCACACGATGCAAAAGCGCGGTCGCTGTTGCGGCTGCTTCCCAAATGTGGTCGAAACGATCATTCGGGTCACCGAAAATTACCACACCCGTTCGGAGGCGAGCGGCGTGGACATCGTTTCACACCTGGATCGCGTCAGAGGCCTGCGCGTCCAATATGGGAGCAGAATCCATGAAAGGCGAACCGCAGATCATCGAGCGGCTTAA
- a CDS encoding imelysin family protein — MTARYGGRLAAIGATAMLTAAVFILPAKAAEIDAKAVIKTYSDIALAKYEDSLTTAQALDKAIDALLANPSADTLNAARDAWKASRVPYQQTEVYRFGNKIVDDWEGKVNSWPLDEGLIDYVAKSYGTESDANALYTANVIANKEIEINGKKVDASRLTPEFLSGTLQEAGGIEANVATGYHAIEFLLWGQDLHGTGPGAGERPYTDYDLKNCTGGNCDRRAEYLKSASDLLVSDLQEMVGNWKEDGAARKNLVDGQPNTAISVIFTGMGSLSYGELAGERMKLGLLLQDPEEEHDCFSDNTYNSHLYDAIGIRAAYLASYTRTDGAVVSGPSVHDMVKAADPAIDKELYDKLDVSVAKMEAIKARGVAGEAYDQQIAEGNTEGNATVQAAIDALVDQTKSIERAVGALKLNNIAFEGSDSLDAPDKVFK, encoded by the coding sequence ATGACAGCGCGATATGGCGGCAGGCTGGCTGCGATCGGTGCCACGGCTATGTTGACGGCGGCGGTTTTCATCCTGCCGGCCAAAGCGGCGGAGATCGATGCCAAGGCGGTCATCAAGACCTATTCCGACATCGCGCTGGCCAAGTACGAGGATTCGCTGACCACGGCGCAGGCACTCGACAAGGCTATTGACGCGCTGCTTGCCAACCCGTCGGCGGACACGCTGAATGCCGCCCGCGATGCCTGGAAGGCGTCGCGCGTGCCCTACCAGCAGACCGAGGTCTACCGCTTCGGCAACAAGATCGTCGACGACTGGGAAGGCAAGGTGAACTCCTGGCCGCTGGACGAAGGGCTGATCGACTACGTCGCCAAGAGCTACGGCACCGAGTCCGACGCCAACGCGCTCTACACCGCCAATGTCATCGCCAACAAGGAAATCGAGATCAACGGCAAGAAGGTCGACGCCTCCAGGCTGACGCCGGAATTCCTCTCCGGCACGCTGCAGGAGGCCGGCGGCATCGAGGCCAATGTCGCCACCGGCTATCACGCCATCGAATTCCTGCTCTGGGGCCAGGATTTGCACGGCACCGGCCCGGGCGCCGGCGAGCGTCCGTACACCGACTATGACCTCAAGAACTGCACCGGCGGCAATTGCGATCGCCGGGCCGAGTATCTGAAGTCGGCCAGCGATCTTCTGGTCTCCGACCTGCAGGAGATGGTCGGCAACTGGAAGGAAGACGGCGCCGCCCGCAAGAACCTCGTCGATGGCCAGCCGAACACCGCTATCTCGGTGATCTTCACCGGCATGGGCTCGCTGTCCTACGGCGAACTGGCCGGGGAGCGCATGAAACTCGGCCTGCTGCTGCAAGATCCCGAAGAGGAGCACGACTGCTTCTCGGATAATACCTACAACTCGCATCTCTATGACGCCATCGGCATCCGCGCCGCCTATCTCGCCAGCTACACGCGCACCGACGGCGCCGTCGTTTCAGGCCCGTCGGTGCACGATATGGTCAAGGCGGCCGATCCGGCGATCGACAAGGAACTGTACGACAAGCTCGATGTCTCGGTCGCCAAGATGGAGGCGATCAAGGCGCGGGGAGTGGCCGGCGAGGCCTACGACCAGCAGATCGCCGAGGGCAACACCGAAGGCAATGCTACCGTGCAAGCGGCAATCGACGCGCTGGTCGACCAGACCAAGTCGATCGAACGCGCCGTCGGCGCGCTGAAGCTGAACAACATAGCCTTCGAGGGGTCCGACAGCCTCGACGCACCGGACAAGGTGTTCAAGTAG
- a CDS encoding FAD-dependent oxidoreductase: MKNGVVILGAGHAGVQAAASLREEGYDGPVVLIGDETDLPYHKPPLSKTFIKDADAKPQPLRGEAFYTGSAIDFRPGVRIDSIDTAGRKLDIAGGGVLPFDRLILATGSRPRLLPLPGADLSGVLSLRSIADARLIRQLSAQSEDVVILGGGFIGLEIAATLRAAGRNVTLVEAVDRLLGRAVAPVVASHVRQRLEAIGVRILTGTTIARLEGENGHVCAAITSTGERLPARMVIVGIGAVPNVELAQAAGLTVANGIRVDQQMRTSVPDILAIGDAASYRHWSTGGDVRLESVQNATDQARLAARTITGHTDAYAAVPWFWSDIGDMKLQMVGLTSGGDSHVVLGDLAENKFSIYHYAGSRLLGIESVNRPGDHMLGRKMLGAGFSPMAQTVAEGPDGLKAALAAFQQDEPARAAG, translated from the coding sequence ATGAAGAACGGGGTCGTCATTCTCGGTGCGGGTCATGCGGGCGTGCAAGCGGCCGCCAGCCTGCGCGAGGAAGGCTATGACGGGCCTGTCGTACTGATCGGCGACGAAACCGATCTGCCCTATCACAAGCCACCGCTGTCGAAGACCTTCATCAAGGACGCCGATGCCAAGCCGCAACCCTTGCGCGGCGAGGCCTTTTACACCGGCAGCGCCATCGACTTCAGGCCGGGCGTCCGAATCGACAGCATCGATACGGCAGGCCGCAAGCTGGACATAGCAGGCGGCGGCGTGCTGCCGTTCGACCGGCTCATCCTGGCCACCGGTTCGCGGCCGCGGCTCCTGCCGCTGCCGGGCGCCGACCTCTCGGGCGTGCTGTCGCTGCGCTCGATCGCCGATGCGCGGCTGATCCGCCAGCTCAGCGCCCAAAGCGAAGACGTGGTCATCCTCGGCGGCGGCTTCATCGGGCTGGAGATCGCGGCTACGCTGAGGGCCGCCGGCCGCAACGTCACCCTGGTCGAGGCTGTCGACCGGCTGCTTGGCCGCGCCGTGGCGCCGGTGGTGGCGAGCCATGTCCGCCAACGGCTGGAGGCGATCGGCGTGCGTATCCTCACCGGCACCACCATTGCCAGGCTGGAAGGGGAAAACGGCCATGTCTGCGCTGCCATCACCTCCACCGGCGAAAGGCTGCCCGCGCGCATGGTCATCGTCGGCATCGGCGCCGTGCCGAATGTCGAACTTGCTCAGGCTGCCGGACTGACTGTCGCCAATGGCATCCGCGTCGACCAACAGATGCGCACCTCAGTGCCTGATATTCTGGCCATCGGCGACGCCGCTTCCTACCGCCACTGGTCGACCGGCGGCGACGTGCGGCTGGAATCGGTGCAGAACGCCACCGACCAGGCGCGGCTTGCCGCACGCACGATCACCGGCCATACGGACGCCTATGCGGCGGTGCCGTGGTTCTGGTCTGACATCGGCGACATGAAACTGCAGATGGTCGGGCTGACCTCGGGCGGCGACAGCCATGTCGTGCTGGGCGACCTCGCTGAGAACAAGTTCTCGATCTACCACTATGCTGGAAGCCGGCTGCTCGGCATCGAATCCGTCAACAGGCCGGGCGACCATATGCTGGGCCGCAAGATGCTCGGGGCCGGGTTTTCGCCGATGGCGCAGACTGTTGCGGAAGGGCCTGATGGGCTGAAGGCGGCGCTGGCCGCGTTCCAGCAGGATGAGCCGGCACGGGCTGCGGGCTAG
- a CDS encoding 4-aminobutyrate--2-oxoglutarate transaminase, translating into MKNAAISERKNQSISRGVGMTTQIYADRAENSEIWDVEGRRYIDFSSGIAVVNTGHRHPRVIEAVKAQLDRFTHTCHQVVPYESYVRLAERLNGMLPGKFEKKTIFVTTGAEAVENAIKIARNATGRQAVIAFAGGFHGRTFMGMALTGKVVPYKVGFGAMPGDVYHAPFPVPLHGVSTADSLVALDKLFKADVDPARVAAIIIEPVQGEGGFYDAPREFLTALRKLCDQHGMLLIADEVQTGFARTGKMFAMDHHEVAADITTMAKSLAGGFPLAAVTGRAEIMDAPGPGGLGGTYGGSPIGVAAAHAVLDVIEDEKLCDRANTLGARLKQRLQSIRDDVPEIVDIRGLGFMNAVEFNDVKKGLPSAEIANAIRLKALDKGLILLTCGVYGNVIRFLAPITIQDNVMNEALDILESSIREVCAA; encoded by the coding sequence ATGAAGAACGCAGCCATTTCTGAGCGCAAGAACCAGTCGATCTCGCGCGGCGTCGGCATGACGACGCAGATCTATGCCGACCGCGCCGAGAATTCGGAGATCTGGGATGTAGAAGGCCGCCGATACATCGATTTCTCCTCCGGTATCGCCGTCGTCAACACCGGCCACCGCCATCCCAGGGTGATCGAGGCGGTCAAGGCACAGCTCGACCGCTTCACCCATACCTGCCACCAGGTCGTGCCCTATGAGAGCTATGTCAGGCTGGCCGAACGGCTGAACGGCATGCTGCCCGGCAAGTTCGAGAAGAAGACCATCTTCGTCACTACGGGTGCTGAAGCGGTCGAGAACGCCATCAAGATCGCCCGCAACGCCACTGGCCGCCAAGCCGTCATCGCCTTTGCCGGCGGCTTCCACGGCCGCACCTTCATGGGCATGGCGCTGACCGGCAAGGTCGTGCCCTACAAGGTCGGCTTCGGCGCCATGCCGGGCGACGTCTACCACGCGCCGTTTCCGGTGCCGCTGCACGGCGTGTCTACAGCCGATTCGCTGGTCGCACTCGACAAACTGTTCAAGGCCGATGTCGATCCGGCTCGCGTTGCCGCCATCATCATCGAGCCGGTCCAGGGCGAGGGCGGCTTCTACGACGCGCCGCGCGAATTCCTGACGGCGCTGCGCAAGCTCTGCGACCAGCACGGCATGCTGCTGATCGCCGATGAGGTGCAGACCGGCTTTGCCCGCACCGGCAAGATGTTCGCCATGGATCATCATGAGGTCGCGGCCGACATTACCACCATGGCGAAAAGCCTGGCCGGCGGCTTCCCGCTGGCGGCGGTCACCGGCCGCGCCGAGATCATGGATGCGCCCGGTCCTGGCGGGCTCGGCGGCACCTATGGCGGCAGCCCGATCGGTGTCGCCGCAGCACACGCCGTGCTCGACGTAATCGAGGACGAAAAGCTGTGCGACCGCGCCAATACGCTGGGCGCCCGGCTGAAACAGCGGCTGCAGTCGATCCGCGACGATGTGCCCGAGATTGTCGACATCAGGGGTCTCGGCTTCATGAACGCGGTCGAATTCAACGACGTCAAGAAGGGCCTGCCGTCGGCCGAGATCGCCAATGCGATCCGGCTGAAGGCGCTCGACAAGGGGCTGATCCTGCTGACCTGCGGCGTCTACGGCAACGTCATCCGTTTCCTGGCTCCGATCACCATCCAGGACAATGTCATGAACGAGGCGCTCGACATTCTGGAAAGCTCGATCCGCGAAGTCTGCGCTGCCTAG
- a CDS encoding DUF2185 domain-containing protein, translating to MEEWKFADPPNVAVLSDKSIFKRGDWIAYVVHEADDDENYNDEGGSWQFYSSDSRDWDEREIMLVGLQEVVQQDESILALADLPKGWHAWRTSKSSPWQRAKSRPEPSNDNE from the coding sequence ATGGAAGAATGGAAGTTTGCAGATCCGCCCAATGTCGCGGTGCTATCGGACAAGAGCATATTCAAACGGGGCGACTGGATCGCATACGTTGTGCATGAAGCTGACGATGACGAGAACTACAACGATGAAGGGGGCAGTTGGCAATTCTATAGCAGCGACTCTCGAGATTGGGATGAACGCGAGATAATGCTCGTTGGCCTGCAAGAGGTGGTGCAGCAGGATGAAAGCATCCTGGCATTGGCCGACTTGCCAAAAGGCTGGCATGCTTGGCGGACGTCAAAATCATCGCCATGGCAGCGAGCGAAATCGCGCCCCGAACCCTCTAACGATAACGAATGA
- a CDS encoding ABC transporter ATP-binding protein translates to MTPAISIEGLEVVFDRFRALKGANLEVKSGESFGLVGESGSGKSTLLKAIAGLVPVASGTITVNGKTLGARRDKAFYREVQMVFQDPYGSLHPRQTVDRLLQEPLAIHGFADGEQRIQRALDEVGLGNGFRFRYAHQLSGGQRQRVAIARALILEPSILLLDEPTSALDASVQAEVLNLLEEVRRRRKLTFLMVSHDLAIITHMCERLMVMQNGEAVENLTAGQLIGHRVEKDYTRNLLRASEGFVRTA, encoded by the coding sequence ATGACGCCAGCCATTTCGATTGAAGGGCTGGAGGTGGTGTTCGACCGTTTTCGCGCGCTGAAAGGGGCGAACCTCGAGGTGAAGTCCGGCGAATCCTTCGGCCTGGTCGGCGAGAGCGGTTCCGGCAAGTCGACGCTGCTCAAAGCCATTGCCGGCCTGGTGCCTGTCGCATCCGGTACTATCACGGTCAATGGCAAGACGCTGGGAGCGCGCCGCGACAAGGCTTTTTATCGCGAAGTGCAGATGGTCTTCCAGGACCCCTATGGTTCGCTGCACCCGCGTCAGACCGTCGACCGCCTGCTACAGGAACCGCTCGCCATTCACGGCTTTGCCGATGGCGAGCAACGCATCCAGCGCGCCCTCGACGAGGTCGGATTAGGCAACGGTTTCCGTTTCCGCTACGCGCACCAGCTCTCCGGCGGTCAGCGTCAGCGCGTGGCGATCGCGCGGGCGCTCATCCTCGAACCGTCGATCCTGCTGCTCGACGAACCAACCTCGGCGCTCGACGCTTCGGTGCAGGCCGAAGTGCTCAACCTGCTGGAAGAGGTTCGCCGTCGGCGCAAGCTGACCTTCCTGATGGTCAGCCACGACCTCGCCATCATCACCCATATGTGCGAGCGCCTGATGGTGATGCAGAATGGCGAAGCGGTGGAGAACCTGACGGCGGGCCAGCTGATCGGGCACCGCGTGGAGAAGGATTACACACGCAATTTGCTTAGGGCGAGCGAGGGGTTTGTTCGGACGGCGTGA
- a CDS encoding ABC transporter ATP-binding protein, whose product MSGALLDVDDLRVTFPTRTGLIQAVRGVTFSLGRERLGIVGESGSGKSQTGRAIMGLTPPQALVSAKKLALDGIDLLAIPARQRRALRGKRIAMILQDPKYSLDPVMSIGRQIVETLRTHEKVSKAEARERALAMLEAVQIRDPSRVFDLHPHEVSGGMGQRAMIAMMLIAGPELMIADEPTSALDVTVQLDVLGILDRLVSERGMGLIFISHDLRLVASFCDRVIVMYAGKVVEQLKASELRDAQHPYTRGLLNCMPRIGYERHPLPVLDRKPEWAA is encoded by the coding sequence ATGAGCGGTGCACTTCTCGATGTCGACGACCTGCGCGTCACCTTCCCGACTCGGACCGGCCTCATCCAGGCGGTGCGCGGCGTCACCTTTTCGCTTGGCCGAGAGCGGCTGGGCATTGTCGGCGAAAGCGGCTCCGGCAAGTCGCAGACCGGCCGCGCCATCATGGGGCTGACGCCGCCGCAGGCCCTTGTGTCGGCCAAGAAGCTCGCCCTCGACGGCATCGACCTTCTGGCCATACCGGCCCGTCAGCGCCGGGCGCTGCGCGGCAAACGCATCGCCATGATCCTGCAGGATCCGAAATATTCGCTCGACCCCGTGATGAGCATCGGCCGCCAGATCGTCGAGACGCTGCGCACGCATGAAAAGGTCTCCAAGGCCGAAGCGCGCGAGCGGGCGCTGGCCATGCTGGAAGCTGTGCAGATCCGCGATCCCTCGCGTGTCTTCGACCTGCATCCGCACGAGGTGTCCGGCGGGATGGGCCAGCGCGCCATGATCGCAATGATGCTGATCGCCGGACCGGAACTGATGATCGCCGACGAGCCGACCTCGGCGCTCGACGTCACCGTGCAGCTCGATGTGCTCGGCATCCTCGACCGCTTGGTCAGTGAGCGCGGCATGGGCCTGATCTTCATCTCGCACGATCTGCGGCTGGTCGCCTCCTTCTGCGACCGCGTCATCGTCATGTATGCCGGCAAGGTGGTCGAGCAGCTCAAGGCGTCGGAGCTGCGCGACGCCCAGCATCCCTACACGCGCGGCCTGCTCAACTGCATGCCCAGGATCGGCTACGAACGCCACCCGCTGCCGGTGCTCGACCGCAAGCCGGAGTGGGCGGCATGA
- the nikC gene encoding nickel transporter permease, with the protein MSAEAIQTRRDWLLSDRPASRMQARLGRAYVAWRRFSANRLAFLGLLIIIALLLVAAFADVLAPYSPTIGDLKNARLLAPSAAHWFGTDDLGRDIYSRILFGSRWTLYVVILVAVIAAPIGLLVGTVAGYAGGWTDAILMRITDIFLAFPKLILALAFVAALGPGIENAVLAIAITSWPPYARIARAETMTVRNSDYIKAVQLMGASPFRIVLRHIMPLCISSLIIRVTLDMAGIILTAAGLGFLGLGAQPPLPEWGTMIASGRRFVLDQWWVAGAPGFAILIVSLGFNLLGDGLRDALDPRSGDQ; encoded by the coding sequence ATGAGCGCCGAAGCAATCCAAACGCGCCGCGATTGGCTGCTCAGCGATCGGCCGGCCTCGCGCATGCAGGCAAGGCTCGGCCGCGCCTATGTCGCCTGGCGGCGCTTTTCCGCCAACCGGCTGGCGTTTCTCGGCCTGCTCATCATCATCGCGCTGCTGCTGGTCGCCGCCTTTGCCGATGTGCTGGCGCCCTATTCGCCGACCATCGGCGATCTCAAGAACGCGCGGCTTTTGGCGCCGAGTGCGGCGCATTGGTTCGGCACCGACGATCTCGGCCGCGATATCTATTCGCGCATTCTTTTCGGCTCGCGCTGGACGCTCTACGTCGTCATTCTTGTCGCCGTCATCGCAGCCCCCATCGGCCTTTTGGTCGGCACCGTCGCCGGCTATGCCGGCGGCTGGACCGATGCCATTCTGATGCGCATTACCGACATCTTCCTCGCCTTTCCCAAGCTGATCCTGGCGCTGGCCTTTGTCGCGGCCCTTGGCCCCGGCATCGAAAACGCGGTGCTGGCCATCGCCATCACCTCGTGGCCGCCTTACGCCCGAATTGCGCGGGCCGAGACGATGACCGTGCGCAATTCGGATTACATCAAGGCGGTGCAATTGATGGGCGCCTCTCCGTTCCGCATCGTGCTGCGCCACATCATGCCGCTATGCATCTCTTCGCTCATCATCCGGGTGACGCTCGACATGGCCGGCATCATCCTCACCGCCGCCGGCCTCGGCTTCCTTGGCCTCGGCGCGCAGCCGCCGCTGCCGGAATGGGGCACCATGATCGCGTCCGGCCGTCGCTTCGTGCTCGACCAATGGTGGGTGGCCGGCGCGCCCGGCTTCGCCATCCTGATCGTCAGTCTCGGCTTCAACCTGCTGGGCGACGGCCTGCGCGATGCGCTCGATCCCCGGAGTGGCGACCAATGA
- a CDS encoding ABC transporter permease, whose protein sequence is MSAIENQATAGQGSARAVAILLAIGRFLVIAVTTYLGLLAVTFFIGRVIPIDPVLAVLGDRAPANVVERTRREMGLDLPLIEQFYIYLKHALNGDFGTSVLTTNPVMTDIRRAFPATIELATLGTLIGSLIGVPLGVLAAVKRGSLIDQIVRIVGLIGYSVPIFWIGLLGLVLFYAKLQWVAFPGRLDIVYEYTFTPITGFYLLDAALQGQWDVFYDAYRHIILPAGLLGYFSLAYISRMTRSFMLNELSQEYIVAARAKGLSETRIIWGHALRNAAVPMVTVIALSYAGLLEGSVLTETVFSWPGIGLYITNSLQNADMNAVLGGTIVIGSVFIGINLLSDVLYKVLDPRTKTG, encoded by the coding sequence ATGAGCGCGATTGAAAACCAGGCGACGGCGGGGCAGGGAAGCGCCCGCGCCGTCGCTATCTTGTTGGCGATCGGCCGCTTCCTGGTCATCGCCGTCACCACCTATCTCGGCCTGCTCGCGGTGACCTTTTTCATCGGCCGCGTCATCCCGATCGATCCGGTGCTGGCGGTGCTCGGCGACCGCGCACCGGCCAATGTCGTCGAGCGCACCCGCCGCGAGATGGGGCTCGATCTTCCGTTGATCGAGCAATTCTATATCTATCTCAAGCATGCGCTGAACGGTGATTTCGGCACCTCGGTGCTGACCACCAATCCGGTGATGACCGACATCCGCCGCGCCTTTCCGGCAACGATCGAACTGGCGACGCTGGGCACTCTGATAGGCTCGTTGATCGGCGTGCCGCTCGGCGTGCTGGCAGCGGTAAAACGCGGCAGTCTCATCGACCAGATCGTTCGCATTGTCGGCCTGATTGGCTATTCCGTGCCTATCTTCTGGATCGGGCTTCTGGGGCTTGTCCTGTTCTACGCCAAGCTCCAATGGGTAGCTTTTCCCGGCCGCCTCGACATCGTCTACGAGTACACATTCACACCGATCACCGGCTTCTACCTGCTCGACGCCGCGCTGCAGGGCCAGTGGGATGTCTTCTACGACGCTTACCGCCACATCATCCTGCCGGCAGGGCTGCTGGGCTATTTCTCGCTCGCCTATATCAGCCGAATGACGCGCTCCTTCATGCTGAACGAGCTGTCGCAGGAATACATCGTCGCCGCGCGCGCCAAGGGCCTGTCTGAAACGCGAATCATCTGGGGCCATGCGCTGCGCAACGCCGCGGTGCCGATGGTCACGGTGATCGCGCTGTCCTATGCCGGGCTGCTCGAAGGTTCGGTGCTGACCGAGACGGTGTTCTCCTGGCCCGGCATCGGCCTCTACATCACCAATTCGCTGCAGAACGCCGACATGAACGCCGTGCTCGGCGGCACCATCGTCATCGGTTCGGTGTTCATCGGCATCAATCTCCTGTCCGATGTTCTCTACAAGGTGCTCGATCCGAGGACGAAGACAGGATGA